A stretch of DNA from bacterium:
TTATGACGGAGGCCAAATAGATGGCTGACTACGAACCGAAGATTGTTGGATTTCTCTGCAACTGGTGTACCTACGCCGGCGCGGACCTCGCGGGCACGTCGCGTATGCAGTACCCGCCGAACATGAGGCCTATCCGAGTCATGTGCTCGGGTGCGGTCGATTCGGTGTACATCCTGCGCGCCCTGCTCGAGGGCGCGGACGGCGTATTCATGGGCGGCTGCCATCCCGGTGACTGCCACTACGTTTCGGGCAACTACAAGGCCCGCCGCCGAATGGTGCTCTTCGACTCCGTGATGAAGTCCCTCGGTCTCGAATCCGACCGTGTCTGGCTGCGCTGGATTTCCGCGGCTGAAGGCCGCAAGTTCGCGGATACCATTACCGAGATGACCGAACACCTCCGCAAGAAGGGTCCGAGTCCGTTCAAAGAGAAGTGGGAGGTGTGAGGTGGCGGTGAAGGGTACTCTGAAGGTCGAAGGCAAGAATCCCGAGGCGACAATCCGTGGCCTGTTCACGAAGTGGCTGAAAGAAAGCAGGCTTTCCGCAATCCTCACACCGGCGTACTCCGACGCAGGCACGGCGACTGTTGCGCTGTTCTCCAATCCGGAGAAGCTGGACGAGGCGGCGCCGCTGCTTCCCGCGATGGGCGTCAATTCGGCCTCGATCGTGGCCGAGATCGCCCGCGAGTCCTCACCGAACGCGAAAGTCGGGCTGTTCCTGCGGCCGTGCGAGCTGCGGGCCGTGGTCGAGCTGATGAAGCTGAAGCAGGTCTTGCCCGATAGCCTCGTGCTCATCGGCGTCGATTGCCCGGGCACGTACAAGTCGGCCG
This window harbors:
- a CDS encoding hydrogenase iron-sulfur subunit codes for the protein MADYEPKIVGFLCNWCTYAGADLAGTSRMQYPPNMRPIRVMCSGAVDSVYILRALLEGADGVFMGGCHPGDCHYVSGNYKARRRMVLFDSVMKSLGLESDRVWLRWISAAEGRKFADTITEMTEHLRKKGPSPFKEKWEV